Proteins encoded by one window of Nicotiana tabacum cultivar K326 chromosome 10, ASM71507v2, whole genome shotgun sequence:
- the LOC107788447 gene encoding actin-depolymerizing factor 1: MANAASGMAVHDDCKLRFLELKAKRTHRFIVFKIEEKQKQVVVEKVGEPTESYEDFAASLPDNECRYAVYDFDFVTAENCQKSRIFFIAWSPDTSRVRSKMIYASSKDRFKRELDGIQVELQATDPTEMGLDVIKSRAN, encoded by the exons ATG GCTAATGCAGCGTCTGGAATGGCTGTGCACGATGACTGCAAGTTAAGGTTCTTGGAGCTGAAAGCCAAAAGGACTCACCGCTTTATCGTTTTTAAGATAGAAGAGAAACAAAAGCAGGTTGTGGTTGAAAAGGTTGGTGAGCCAACCGAAAGCTATGAGGATTTCGCTGCAAGTCTTCCTGATAATGAATGTAGATATGCTGTCTACGATTTTGACTTTGTCACTGCCGAGAATTGCCAGAAAAGCAGGATCTTTTTCATTGCATG GTCCCCTGACACGTCGAGGGTGAGAAGCAAGATGATCTACGCCAGTTCAAAGGACAGATTCAAGAGAGAGCTCGACGGAATTCAGGTCGAGTTGCAAGCAACCGACCCAACTGAAATGGGACTTGATGTTATTAAGAGCCGCGCCAACTAG